The genomic window TCGGCGATCATCCTGATCACCCACGACCTGGGCGTGGTCTCCAACGTCGCCGACGACCTGCTGGTGATGTACGCGGGCCGGGCGGTGGAGCGCGGTTCGGTGCGCGAGCTGATCCGCGCCCCCCAGCACCCGTACACCTGGGGCCTGCTGGGGTCGATGCCGCGGCTGATGTCCGATGTGTCCGAGCCGCTGACGCCGATCCCGGGGGCGCCGCCGAGCCTGCTCGCCCCACCGACGGGCTGCGCCTTCCATCCGCGCTGCGGCTTCACCGACCTGGTCGTCGGGGCCCGGTGCGCCACCGAGCAGCCGGTGCTGCCCGACGGCCGGGGTTCGGCGTGCCATCTGACGGACGACCAGAAGGAGTCCGTGTTCATCGAGACGATTCAGCCGCGGCTCGGCTGACGGTCACTGGGGCAGGCATCACATGAGCAACGACATCTCACTGTCCAAGGCGCCGGCCGACGCCGCCGCCGCGGAACCGGCCGGCGAGACCCTGCTGCAGGTCAGCGGCCTCACCAAATACTTCCCCGTCATGGGCGGCTTCCCGTTCAAACGCCAGGTCGGCTCGGTGCAGGCGGTGGACGGCATCGACCTGACCGTACGGGCCGGCGAGAGCTTCGGCCTGGTCGGCGAGTCCGGCTGCGGCAAGTCCACCACAGGACGGCTGATCACCCGGCTGCTCGAACCCACCGCGGGCACCATCAGCTACCGCGGCCAGGACATCTCGCACGCCACCCGCAAGGAGCTGGCACCGGTCAGGTCCGAGATCCAGATGATCTTCCAGGACCCGTACTCGTCGCTGAACCCGCGGCAGACGGTGGGCACGATCATCGGCGGCCCGATGGAGATCAACGGGATCAACCCGCCCGGCGGCCGGGAGAACCGGGTCCGCGAGCTGCTGGAGACCGTGGGACTCAACCCCGAGCACTTCAACCGCTTCCCGCACGAGTTCTCCGGCGGCCAGCGGCAGCGCATCGGGGTGGCCAGGGCGCTGGCGCTGCAGCCCAAGCTGATCGTGGCCGACGAGCCGGTCTCCGCGCTGGACGTCTCGATCCAGGCCCAGGTGGTCAACCTGCTCCAGCAGGTGCAGCGGGAGCTGGGCATCGCGTTCCTGTTCATCGCGCACGACCTGGCGATCGTCCGGCACTTCTCCGAGCGGGTCGCGGTGATGTACCTGGGCAAGATCGTGGAGGTCGGCGACCGGGAGTCGATCTACCAGCGGCCGCGCCACCCGTACACCCACGCGCTGCTGTCGGCGGTGCCCGAGGTGGAGCTGGAGGGCGAGGAGCGCGAGCGGGAGCGGATCCGGCTGGCCGGTGACGTGCCCTCGCCGATCAATCCGCCGTCCGGCTGCCGCTTCCGCACCCGCTGCTGGAAGGCGCAGGACAAGTGCGCCGCCGAGGAGCCGGCGCTGGTCCGGCTGGGCGGCGCGGACGAGGGGCACCTGACCGCCTGCCACTTCCCCGAGGAACCCACCATCGTCGCGCGTGGCGAGGACATCGTGATGGACCCGGCGCTGGCCGCGCTGGAGGACATCTCGGATCGTCCGGTGTGAGCCGCCGTACGGACCGCGCCGAACGGCCCCGGCGCGGTCCGTACGGCCCCGGTCCGCGACGGCCTCGTGCCCGGTTACGCGCCCCTGGCCGGTCCGGTCCTGGGCGTCATTCCTCGGGTTGTACGACCTGCTTCTCCTCCGCGAAGTGGCACGCCGAGTCGTGCTCGGCCGGACCGGCGGTGCCGCGGAAGACCTCGGGCACCGCCAGCAGCGGCTCCTCGACCACGCACCGCTCCTGCGCCTTCCAGCAGCGGGTGCGGAAGCGGCAGCCGGACGGCGGGTCGGCCGGCGAGGGCACGTCACCGGTCAGGATGATGCGCTCCCGGTAAGCGCGCGCCGAGGGGTCGGGCACCGGCACCGCCGACAGCAGCGCCTGGGTGTACGGGTGGGTGGGGTGCGAGTAGATCTCCTCGTCGGCGCCGATCTCCACGATCTTGCCCAGATACATCACCCCGACCCGGTCGGAGATGTGCCGGACGATCGACAGGTCGTGCGCGATGAACATGTAGGAGAGGTTGAACTCGTCCTGCAGCTGCTCCATCAGGTTGACCACCTGCGCCTGCACCGAGACGTCCAGCGCCGAGACCGGCTCGTCGGCCACGATGATCTCCGGCCGCAGCGCCAGCCCGCGGGCGATGCCGATGCGCTGCCGCTGGCCGCCGGAGAACTGGTGCGGGTAGCGGTTGATGTACTCCGGGTTCAGCCCGACCACGTCCAGCAGGTCGCGTACCCGCTTGCGCCGGTCGCCCTTGGGCGCGACCTCCGGGTGGATCTCGTACGGCTCGCCGATGATGTCGCCGACCGTCATCCGCGGATTGAGCGAGGTGTAGGGGTCCTGGAAGACCATCTGGATGTTGCGCCGGACGGCCTTCAGCGCGCGGCCCGACAGCTTGGTGATGTCCTCGCCGTGGTAGCGGATCTCCCCCGACGTCGGCTCCTCCAGGTTCATCAGCAGCTTGGCGACGGTGGACTTGCCGCAGCCTGACTCGCCCACGATGCCCAGCGTCTCGCCGGCGAAGAGGTCGAAGGACACCCCGTCGACCGCCTGGACCGCGCCGACCTGCCGCTTGAAGACGATGCCCTGGGTCAGCGGGAAGTGCTTGACCAGGTTGCGCACCTCCAGGATCGGCTCGCGGTCCGCGGGGGCGCCGCCGGACGGCTCAGGCCTTGTCGGCCGCGGCGCTGTCGTCACCGAGGGTCTCCTTCCAGAAGTGGCAGGCACTGGCCCGGTCCTGGCTGACCCGGTAGAGCGGCGGCACCTCGACCCGGCAGACGTCCTGCGCGATCGGGCAGCGCGGGTGGAAGGAGCAGCCGGGCGGGATGTGCAGCAGGTTCGGCGGCAGCCCCTTGATGGCGTAGAGCTCCTGGCCCTTCTGGTCCAGCCGCGGGATCGAGTCGAGCAGGCCCTTGGTGTACGGGTGGGCGGGCGCCCGGTAGATGTCGTGGACCGGCGAGGTCTCGACGATCTTCCCGGCGTACATCACCGCGATCTTGTCGGCCACGTCGGCGACCACACCCAGGTCGTGGGTGATCAGGATCAGGCCCATGTTGAACTCGCGCTGCAGGTCGGCGAGCAGGTCCATCACCTGTGCCTGCACGGTCACGTCCAGCGCCGTGGTGGGCTCGTCGGCGATGATCAGCTCGGGTTCCAGCGCCATCGCCATGGCGATCATCACCCGCTGCCGCATGCCGCCGGAGAACTGGTGCGGGTAGCTCCTGATCCGCTCCTTCGCGGCCGGGATGCGGACCCGCTCCATCAGCTCGATCGCCTTCACGCGGGCCTGCTTGCGGGACATCCCGCGGTGCACGGTGAACATCTCGCCCAGCTGCTCGCCGACGTTCAGCACCGGGTTGAGCGACGACAGCGCGTCCTGGAAGATCATCGCCATCCGGGCGCCGCGCACCTTGCGGCGCTCCTCGGTGCCCAGCGTGAGCAGGTCGCGGCCCTGGAAGAGGACCTTGCCCTGGGTGACGAAGCCCGGCGGCGAGTCCAGGATGCCCATGATCGCCTGGGCGGTGACGGACTTGCCCGAGCCGGACTCGCCGAGCACCGCGAGGGTCTCCCCCGCGTCGACCGAGTATTCGACGCCGTTGACGGCCCTGGCGACGCCCTCCCTGGTGCGGAACTCGACGTGCAGGTTCTGTACGTCGAGCAGCGGGCCGTCGTACGTACCGCCTCCGCCGCTGCTCAGCTCGACACTTGTGGCCATATCGGCGGGCTCCTCAGCGCAGCTTGGGATCGAGGGCGTCGCGCACCGCGTCGCCGAGCATGATGAACGCCAGGACGGTCAGGCTCAGCGCGCCGGCGGGCCACAGCAGCATGTGCGGGGCGTTGCGGATCTGGCTGGACGCGTCGGAGATGTCGATCCCCCAGGAGACGGTGGGCGGTTTGAGGCCGACGCCGAGGTAGGACAGCGTGGCCTCCAGGGCGATGTAGGTGCCCAGCGCGATGGTGCCGACCACGATCACCGGGGCGACCGCGTTGGGCGTGATGTGCCGCAGCAGCATCCGGGAGTTGCCGGCGCCCAGCGCGCGGGCGGCCTGGACGTAGTCGTTCTGCCGGGCGGTGATGACCGAGCCGCGGGCGATACGGGCGATCTGCGGCCAGCCCAGCAGCACCATGAAGCCGACCACCGGCCAGACCGTGCTGTTGGTGACCACCGACAGGAAGACCAGGCCGCCGAGTACCACCGGGATGCCGAAGAAGACGTCGCTGATCCGGGACAGGATCGCGTCCCACCAGCCGCCGAAGAAGCCGGCCAGCCCGCCCAGCACGCTGCCGAGCAGCACCACTCCGGCCGTCGCGCACACGCCGACGGTCACCGAGGCGCGGGCTCCGTAGACCACCCGGGTGTAGACGTCGCGGCCCTGGGTGTCGAAGCCGAACGGGTGGCCGGGCGCCGGGCCCGCCTGCGCCTTGGACAGGTTGGCCGCCAGCGGGTCCTGGCTGGCGATGGTGCCCGGCCACAGCGAAATGAAGACCAGGAAGAGGATGATCAGCACCGAGATGATGAAGATGGGGTTGCGCCGCAGGTCCCGCCAGGCGTCGGACCACAGGCTGCGCGGCTTGCCCGCCGGGCCGCCCGGCTCCTGCCCGTGGTCCGGCGCGTGCTCCAGTGCGTCGGCGTCGGAGGCCGCCAGGTCCATCCCGGCGCCGTAGCCGCCGCCCGGCGCGATCGGCCCCTGCTCGGGGTCCAGCGGATTGCGTTCAGGCATAACGGATCCTCGGGTCCAGGACCGCGTAGAGCAGGTCGACCAGCAGGTTCGCGATCAGGAAGACCAGCACCAGGATGGTGACGAAGCCGACCACCGTCGGCGCGTTGTTGCGCAGGATGCCCTGGTAGAGCTGGAAGCCGACACCGTGGATGTTGAAGATCCGCTCGGTGACGATCGCGCCGCCCATCAGGAAACCGATGTCGGTGCCGATGAAGGTGACCACCGGGATCAGCGAGTTGCGCAGCAGGTGCCTGATGATGATCCGGTGCCGCGGCAGGCCCTTGGCGACAGCTGTGCGCAGATAGTCGGCGCGGGTGTTCTCGGCGATCGAGGTGCGGGTCAGCCGGGTGACGTAGGCCAGCGAGACCAGGGCGAGCACCAGGCCCGGCAGGATCAGCTCGTCGAAGGGCGCCTCCGGCGAGACCGACGGGCTGGTCCATCCCAGCTGCACGCCGAACAGGTACTGCAGCACGTAACCGGTCACGAAGGTCGGCACCGAGATCACCACCAGGGTGAGCAGCAGCACCCCGGTGTCGACCGGCTTGCCGCGCTTCATGCCGGTGAGCACGCCGAGCGCGATGCCGATGACGATCTCGAAGATGATCGCGACGACGGTCAGCCGAATGGTGACAGGGAAGGCGCTGCCCATCAGGCTCAGGACGGACTGCCCGTTGAAGGCGGTGCCGAAGTCCCCGGTGAAGATGTTCCTCATGTAGATCAGGTACTGCTTCCACAACGGGTCGTTGAGGTGCAGGTCGGCCCGGATCTGGGCGGCGGTGGCCGGGTCGGGCGCGCGGTCGCCGAACAGCGCGGCGACGGGGTCGCCGAGCGCGTAGACCATGAAGAAGATCAGGAACGTGCTGCCGATGAACACCGGGATCATCTGGAGCAGCCGCCGGATCACATAGCGTCCCATTCGGAGCCTTCCGGGGAGTTCCGGGGAAAGTGGGGGCCGGGGGCCGCCGCCGGTGCTCCGACCGGTGCGGCGGCCCCCGGCCGCGGTGTCACTTGACCTTGATCTCGTTGTAGACGGGCACGCTGAACGGGTTCAGCGCGACGTTCGAGAGGTTGGAGGAGAAGCCGGCGCTGCCGTTCTGGTACCACAGCGGGATCGCGGGCATGTCGATCACCAGCTGCCGCTCCGCGTCCTGGAACTTGCTGACCGAGTCGGCGCTGCTGGTGGCGGCGTTGGCCTCGTTCACCAGCTTGTCGAAGGTGGGGCTGCTGTAGTGCGAGTCGTTCGACGAGGCGTCGGTGAAGTACTGCGGCTGCAGGAAGTCCTGGATCAGCGGGTAGTCCATCTGCCAGCCGGCCCGGAAGGGGTCGTTCAGCTGCTTGTTGGTGATCCGGTTGCGGAAGTCGGCGAAGGTGCCGATGGGGGCGCCGACGCAGGCCTTGTTGTTGCCCAGCACGTTGTTGATGCTGTTGCAGACCGCGTCGATCCATTCCTTGTGCGAGCCGGTGTCCGCGTTGTAGGAGATGGTGATCTTGCCGCCGGGCAGGCCGCCGCCCTGGGCGATCAGCTGCTTGGCCTTGGTCGGGTTGAAGGTGCACTCATCGCCGCAGAGCCCCGCCTTGAAGCCGCCCGCCGCGCCGAGCACCGGCGAGGTCCAGTCGGTCGCGGGGGTGCGGGTCTGCCGGAAGATCTGCTGGGTGATCCCCTTGCGGTCGATCGCCATCGACAGGCCCTGCCGGACCTTCGCCGCGTTCGCCGATGACCAGCGCGAGCTGTACAGCGGGAAGGCGATGGTCTGGATGATGCCGGCCGGCACGTTGATGTAACGGTTGCCCAGGTCGCTCTTGACGTTGGGCAGCTGCGCGACCGGCACGTCGTCGACCAGGTCGAGGTTGCCGGCCTGCAGGTCGGTGTAGGCGGTGTTGTTGTCGGTGTAGACCCGCAGCTCGACCCCGCCGTTCTGGGCCGGGTCGGGACCCTTGTAGCCGTTCCACTTCTGCAGCTGCATCTTGGAGCCCTTGGCGTACGAGGAGATCAGGTACGGCCCGTTGCCGATCGGCTTGGCCTCCCACGCCTTGCGGTTGGTGAAGAACGCCTGCGGCAGCGGGTAGAAGGCCGCGTAGCCCAGGGTGTCGGGGAAGAGCGCGAACTTCTGGTTGAGCCTGACCTTGAACTCGGTGGCGGAGACCTTCGTCAGACCGGACAGCGTGGTGGCGGTGGCCTTGGCGCCGGTGGCGTCCGGGTGCACCTTGTCGTAGCCGTCGATGTACTGGAAGAAGCTCGCGTTGAGCTGGGAGTTCTTCAGCTGCGTGTCGAAGTTCCAGGCGTTGATGAAAGAGTCCGAGGTGACCGGCTCACCGTTGCTGAACGTCCAGCCGCTCTTGAGCTTGATGTCGAAGTTCTGCGAGTCCGTGGAGGTGATCGACGACGCGATCATGTTCTCGGCCTTGGCCGTCTTCGGGTTGTATTTCTTCAGGCCCCGGAAGATCAGGTCGAGCACCTTGCCGCCCTGCACCTCGGTGGTGTCGGCCGGCTCCAGCGGATTCTGCGGGTCGCCCCAGGAGGCCCGTACGATGCCGCCGCCGCTGCCGCCCGTGGAGCTGCTGCTCCCGCCGCTGTCGTTGCTGCTGCCGCAGGCGGCGGCCGTCAGGGCGACGGCTGTCACACCGACGGCCCACTTCACGCGCGTGGCTCCGCGCATCGCGTGCCTCCTCATGGGTCACAAATGACACTTCGTGACCCATGACACAGCAATTGCGGCAAAGCCGCACTTCTACTCCAGCGTGTCGCGGAGCCAATGCGTTGGCCAGAGCGCGACAGCACGTCAGAAGAGGCGCCCCCGCCGGGGGCGCCCCTTCTGACGTGCTGCGGTGTCGCCGCGGACGGGCGGTCAGGCCGCGCCCACCACGTCCTTCTCCTCGGCGAAGTGGCACGCCGACTCGTGGGCGGCCGGAGTCTCGGCGTCCACGAACCGCGACGGGATCGCCAGCAGCGGCTCCTCCGTCGCGCACCGGTCCTGCGCCTTCCAGCACCGAGTACGGAACCGGCAGCCGGACGGCGGGTTCGCCGGCGAGGGCACGTCACCGCTCAGGATGATCCGCTCCCGGTGCGCGCGCGCCTCCGGGTCCGGCACCGGCACCGCGGACAGCAGTGCCTGGGTGTACGGGTGCGTGGGGTGCTCGTAGATCTCGGTGTCCGTGCCGATCTCGGCCATCTTGCCCAGGTACATCACGCCGACCCGGTCCGAGATGTGCCGGACGATGGAGAGGTCGTGCGCGATGAAGATGTAGGACAGGTTGAACTCGGCCTGCAGCTTCTCCATCAGGTTGATGACCTGCGCCTGCACCGACACGTCGAGCGCGGAGACCGGCTCGTCGCAGATGATGATCTCCGGGTTGAGCGCGAGGCCGCGGGCGATGCCGATGCGCTGGCGCTGGCCGCCGGAGAACTGGTGCGGGTAGCGGTTGATGTACTCCGGGTTCAGGCCGACGACGTCGAGCAGCTCCTCGACCCGCCTGCGGCGGTCGCCCCTGGGCGCCACCTCGGGGTGGATGTCGAAGGGCTCACCGATGATGTCGCCGACCGTCATCCGCGGGTTCAGCGAGGTGTACGGGTCCTGGAAGACCATCTGGATGTTGCGCCGGACCGCCTTGAGGGCGCGCCCGGACAGCTTGGTGATGTCCTGGCCCTTGTAGAAGACCTCGCCGGCGGTCGCCTGCTCCAGGCTCATCAGCAGCTTGGCGACGGTGGACTTGCCGCAGCCGGACTCGCCCACGATGCCCAGCGTCTCGCCGGCGTGCAGGTCGAAGGAGATGCCGTCGACGGCCTTGACCGCGCCGATCTGCCGCTTGATGACGATGCCCTGGGTCAGCGGGAAGTGCTTGACCAGGTTGCGTACCTGCAGGATCGGCTCGCGGTCGGCGAGCGCGGCGGCGGCCGCCTCGGCGAACACCACCTCGGCCTCGGCCGTCTCGGGCGGGGTCGCCGCGGGCGCTGCGCCCTCGGGGGCGGTCGCCGCCGCCGCGGACTCGGGGTCCTGGGGGAGGGTGGATTCACTCACCGAGGGTCTCCTTCCAGAAGTGGCATGCGCTGCCGCGCGCGGGGCCGACCGGGTGCAGCGGAGGCACGTCGGTACGGCAGATGTCCTGCGCCATCGGGCAGCGCGGGTTGAACGCGCAGCCCGACGGGATGCGCGTCAGGTTCGGCGGCAGGCCCTTGATCGCGTACAGGTCCTGGCCCTTCTGGTCCAGCCGCGGGATCGACTGGAGCAGGCCCTTGGTGTACGGGTGTGCCGGGCGGGCGTAGATGTCGTGGACGGGCGCGTCCTCGACGATCCGGCCGGCGTACATCACCGCGATCTTGTCGGCGACGTCGGCGACCACGCCCAGGTCGTGGGTGATCAGGATCAGGCCCATGTTGAACTCGCGCTGCAGCTCCGCGAGCAGCTCCATGACCTGCGCCTGGACCGTCACGTCGAGGGCCGTGGTCGGCTCGTCGGCGATGATCAGGTCGGGTTCCAGGGCCAGCGCCATGGCGATCATGATGCGCTGGCGCATACCGCCGGAGAACATGTGCGGGTAGTCGCCCACCCGCTCCTTGGCGGCGGGGATGCGTACCCGGTCCATCAGCTCGATGGCCTTGGCCTTGGCGTCCTTGCGGGACAGGCCCTGGTGCACCCGGTACATCTCGCCGAGCTGGTAGCCGACGCTGAGCACCGGGTTCAGCGAGGACAGCGCGTCCTGGAAGATCATCGCGATCTTCCGGCCGCGGATCTTCCGCCGCTCCTCGCCGGACATCTTGAGCATGTCGCGGCCCTGGAAGAAGATCTCGCCCTTGGGGATGCGGGCCGGCGGCATGTCGAGGATGCCCATGACCGCCTGCGCGGACACCGACTTGCCGGAGCCGGACTCGCCCAGCACCGCCAGTGTCTCGCCGGCGCTCACCGAGTAGTTCACGCCGTTCACGGCCTTGGCGACGCCGTCACGGGTGTGGAACTCCACGTGCAGGTCGCGTACTTCCAGCAGCGGCGCCAGCGGCGCGTCAGGTGCCGGAGCGTCCGATATATCGTCGATGACAGTCAACGTACGCCCTCCTAGCGCAGCTTGGGGTCGAGGGCGTCGCGGACCGCGTCGCCGAGCAGGATGAAGGCCAGCACCGTCACGCTCAGCGCACCCGCGGGCCACAGCAGCATGTGCGGGGCGTTGCGGATCTGTTCGGCCGCCGAGGAGATGTCGATACCCCACGAGACGGCCGGCGGCTTGAGGCCGACGCCGAGGAAGGACAGTGTCGCTTCCAGCGAAATGAAGGTGCCGA from Streptomyces sp. NBC_01198 includes these protein-coding regions:
- a CDS encoding peptide ABC transporter substrate-binding protein, translating into MRGATRVKWAVGVTAVALTAAACGSSNDSGGSSSSTGGSGGGIVRASWGDPQNPLEPADTTEVQGGKVLDLIFRGLKKYNPKTAKAENMIASSITSTDSQNFDIKLKSGWTFSNGEPVTSDSFINAWNFDTQLKNSQLNASFFQYIDGYDKVHPDATGAKATATTLSGLTKVSATEFKVRLNQKFALFPDTLGYAAFYPLPQAFFTNRKAWEAKPIGNGPYLISSYAKGSKMQLQKWNGYKGPDPAQNGGVELRVYTDNNTAYTDLQAGNLDLVDDVPVAQLPNVKSDLGNRYINVPAGIIQTIAFPLYSSRWSSANAAKVRQGLSMAIDRKGITQQIFRQTRTPATDWTSPVLGAAGGFKAGLCGDECTFNPTKAKQLIAQGGGLPGGKITISYNADTGSHKEWIDAVCNSINNVLGNNKACVGAPIGTFADFRNRITNKQLNDPFRAGWQMDYPLIQDFLQPQYFTDASSNDSHYSSPTFDKLVNEANAATSSADSVSKFQDAERQLVIDMPAIPLWYQNGSAGFSSNLSNVALNPFSVPVYNEIKVK
- a CDS encoding ABC transporter ATP-binding protein, with product MTTAPRPTRPEPSGGAPADREPILEVRNLVKHFPLTQGIVFKRQVGAVQAVDGVSFDLFAGETLGIVGESGCGKSTVAKLLMNLEEPTSGEIRYHGEDITKLSGRALKAVRRNIQMVFQDPYTSLNPRMTVGDIIGEPYEIHPEVAPKGDRRKRVRDLLDVVGLNPEYINRYPHQFSGGQRQRIGIARGLALRPEIIVADEPVSALDVSVQAQVVNLMEQLQDEFNLSYMFIAHDLSIVRHISDRVGVMYLGKIVEIGADEEIYSHPTHPYTQALLSAVPVPDPSARAYRERIILTGDVPSPADPPSGCRFRTRCWKAQERCVVEEPLLAVPEVFRGTAGPAEHDSACHFAEEKQVVQPEE
- a CDS encoding ABC transporter ATP-binding protein, translating into MATSVELSSGGGGTYDGPLLDVQNLHVEFRTREGVARAVNGVEYSVDAGETLAVLGESGSGKSVTAQAIMGILDSPPGFVTQGKVLFQGRDLLTLGTEERRKVRGARMAMIFQDALSSLNPVLNVGEQLGEMFTVHRGMSRKQARVKAIELMERVRIPAAKERIRSYPHQFSGGMRQRVMIAMAMALEPELIIADEPTTALDVTVQAQVMDLLADLQREFNMGLILITHDLGVVADVADKIAVMYAGKIVETSPVHDIYRAPAHPYTKGLLDSIPRLDQKGQELYAIKGLPPNLLHIPPGCSFHPRCPIAQDVCRVEVPPLYRVSQDRASACHFWKETLGDDSAAADKA
- a CDS encoding ABC transporter permease, encoding MPERNPLDPEQGPIAPGGGYGAGMDLAASDADALEHAPDHGQEPGGPAGKPRSLWSDAWRDLRRNPIFIISVLIILFLVFISLWPGTIASQDPLAANLSKAQAGPAPGHPFGFDTQGRDVYTRVVYGARASVTVGVCATAGVVLLGSVLGGLAGFFGGWWDAILSRISDVFFGIPVVLGGLVFLSVVTNSTVWPVVGFMVLLGWPQIARIARGSVITARQNDYVQAARALGAGNSRMLLRHITPNAVAPVIVVGTIALGTYIALEATLSYLGVGLKPPTVSWGIDISDASSQIRNAPHMLLWPAGALSLTVLAFIMLGDAVRDALDPKLR
- a CDS encoding ABC transporter ATP-binding protein, whose translation is MSNDISLSKAPADAAAAEPAGETLLQVSGLTKYFPVMGGFPFKRQVGSVQAVDGIDLTVRAGESFGLVGESGCGKSTTGRLITRLLEPTAGTISYRGQDISHATRKELAPVRSEIQMIFQDPYSSLNPRQTVGTIIGGPMEINGINPPGGRENRVRELLETVGLNPEHFNRFPHEFSGGQRQRIGVARALALQPKLIVADEPVSALDVSIQAQVVNLLQQVQRELGIAFLFIAHDLAIVRHFSERVAVMYLGKIVEVGDRESIYQRPRHPYTHALLSAVPEVELEGEERERERIRLAGDVPSPINPPSGCRFRTRCWKAQDKCAAEEPALVRLGGADEGHLTACHFPEEPTIVARGEDIVMDPALAALEDISDRPV
- a CDS encoding ABC transporter permease, which encodes MGRYVIRRLLQMIPVFIGSTFLIFFMVYALGDPVAALFGDRAPDPATAAQIRADLHLNDPLWKQYLIYMRNIFTGDFGTAFNGQSVLSLMGSAFPVTIRLTVVAIIFEIVIGIALGVLTGMKRGKPVDTGVLLLTLVVISVPTFVTGYVLQYLFGVQLGWTSPSVSPEAPFDELILPGLVLALVSLAYVTRLTRTSIAENTRADYLRTAVAKGLPRHRIIIRHLLRNSLIPVVTFIGTDIGFLMGGAIVTERIFNIHGVGFQLYQGILRNNAPTVVGFVTILVLVFLIANLLVDLLYAVLDPRIRYA
- a CDS encoding ABC transporter ATP-binding protein; this encodes MTVIDDISDAPAPDAPLAPLLEVRDLHVEFHTRDGVAKAVNGVNYSVSAGETLAVLGESGSGKSVSAQAVMGILDMPPARIPKGEIFFQGRDMLKMSGEERRKIRGRKIAMIFQDALSSLNPVLSVGYQLGEMYRVHQGLSRKDAKAKAIELMDRVRIPAAKERVGDYPHMFSGGMRQRIMIAMALALEPDLIIADEPTTALDVTVQAQVMELLAELQREFNMGLILITHDLGVVADVADKIAVMYAGRIVEDAPVHDIYARPAHPYTKGLLQSIPRLDQKGQDLYAIKGLPPNLTRIPSGCAFNPRCPMAQDICRTDVPPLHPVGPARGSACHFWKETLGE
- a CDS encoding ABC transporter ATP-binding protein; protein product: MVFAEAAAAALADREPILQVRNLVKHFPLTQGIVIKRQIGAVKAVDGISFDLHAGETLGIVGESGCGKSTVAKLLMSLEQATAGEVFYKGQDITKLSGRALKAVRRNIQMVFQDPYTSLNPRMTVGDIIGEPFDIHPEVAPRGDRRRRVEELLDVVGLNPEYINRYPHQFSGGQRQRIGIARGLALNPEIIICDEPVSALDVSVQAQVINLMEKLQAEFNLSYIFIAHDLSIVRHISDRVGVMYLGKMAEIGTDTEIYEHPTHPYTQALLSAVPVPDPEARAHRERIILSGDVPSPANPPSGCRFRTRCWKAQDRCATEEPLLAIPSRFVDAETPAAHESACHFAEEKDVVGAA